In Corynebacterium guangdongense, one DNA window encodes the following:
- a CDS encoding CGLAU_01105 family protein, whose amino-acid sequence MTDDRTPPQDSGAADENSLLDSLKAAGSSLGGLVGEFTGAYRRDRAGSSQETGTHALHDPVEEKDTTVAQIRAAGADARRTFQEGSGFGAVKGAAGTFAGHAEGIVRDVAGSVVAAVDATRGSGKLDDVGGALGRVRDSVEETIGRVRGRGADGEESAGSADEGSTDIIDGEVISAETTETPVDEKDK is encoded by the coding sequence ATGACCGACGATCGGACACCCCCGCAGGATTCGGGCGCCGCCGACGAGAACTCGCTGCTGGACAGCCTCAAGGCCGCCGGGTCCTCGCTCGGGGGACTCGTCGGCGAGTTCACCGGGGCCTACCGCAGGGACCGCGCCGGCTCCTCCCAGGAGACCGGCACCCACGCGCTGCATGACCCGGTGGAGGAGAAGGACACGACCGTCGCCCAGATACGGGCGGCCGGCGCGGACGCCCGCAGGACTTTCCAGGAGGGCTCCGGCTTCGGGGCGGTCAAGGGGGCCGCCGGCACCTTCGCCGGTCATGCGGAGGGCATCGTGCGGGACGTCGCGGGCAGCGTGGTCGCAGCGGTCGACGCCACCAGGGGGTCGGGCAAGCTCGATGACGTCGGCGGCGCGTTGGGCCGGGTCCGGGATTCGGTGGAGGAGACCATCGGCAGGGTGCGCGGCCGCGGCGCCGACGGCGAGGAGTCCGCCGGTTCGGCGGACGAGGGCTCCACCGATATCATCGACGGGGAAGTGATCTCCGCTGAGACGACGG
- a CDS encoding fumarate reductase/succinate dehydrogenase flavoprotein subunit yields MSNIANSAPAEQPQFTAPNSSVAGVSVGTVLDNAEPKGVPMRDMWDYQKDHMNLVSPLNRRKFTVIVVGTGLSGGAAAAALGELGYNVKVYTYHDAPRRAHSIAAQGGVNSARGKKVDNDSAYRHVKDTVKGGDYRGRESDCWRLAIESARVIDHMNAIGAPFAREYGGTLATRSFGGVQVSRTYYTRGQTGQQLQLSTASALQRQIHLGNVEIFTHADMLDLIVSEKDGKRRATGIVTRNLITGELEAHTAHAVILATGGYGNVYEMSTLAKNSNAGALMRAYEQGAYFASPSFIQFHPTGLPINASWQSKTILMSESLRNDGRIWSPKEPGDDRDPNTIPEEERDYFLERRYPAFGNLVPRDVASRAISQQINAGYGIGPLKNSVYLDFRDAFERLGVDVIDSRYSNLFKMYEEAIGEDPHDGPMRIAPTVHFTMGGLWTDFNEMTSLDGLFAAGEASWTYHGANRLGANSLLSASVDGWFTLPFTVPNYLANHLGEPLLPADAPEAVEALNRAQARIDRLMNVRGPNPHGAEHYHIKLGEILYRGAGVSRNVEDLQAAIAAIRELRQDFWTNVQVTGEQNTMNQQLEYAARVADYIDLGELICVDALDRDESCGAHFRDDHLSEDGEAERDDENWCFVSAWEPNGENGFIRHAEPLYFDAIPLQTRNYK; encoded by the coding sequence GTCGGCACCGTCCTCGATAACGCGGAGCCCAAGGGCGTCCCGATGCGCGACATGTGGGACTACCAGAAGGACCACATGAACCTGGTCTCCCCGCTGAACCGCCGCAAGTTCACCGTCATCGTCGTCGGCACCGGCCTGTCCGGCGGCGCGGCCGCCGCCGCCCTCGGTGAGCTCGGCTACAACGTGAAGGTCTACACCTACCACGACGCCCCGCGCCGTGCGCACTCCATCGCGGCCCAGGGCGGCGTCAACTCCGCCCGCGGCAAGAAGGTCGACAACGACAGCGCCTACCGTCACGTCAAGGACACCGTCAAGGGTGGCGACTACCGTGGCCGCGAGTCCGACTGCTGGCGTCTGGCCATCGAGTCGGCCCGCGTCATCGACCACATGAACGCCATCGGCGCCCCCTTCGCCCGTGAGTACGGCGGCACCCTGGCCACCCGTTCCTTCGGTGGCGTCCAGGTCTCGCGCACCTACTACACCCGTGGCCAGACGGGTCAGCAGCTGCAGCTGTCGACCGCGTCCGCGCTGCAGCGCCAGATCCACCTGGGCAACGTCGAGATCTTCACGCATGCCGACATGCTGGATCTCATCGTCTCCGAGAAGGACGGCAAGCGTCGCGCCACCGGCATCGTCACCCGTAACCTCATCACCGGTGAGCTCGAGGCGCACACCGCCCACGCGGTCATCCTGGCCACCGGCGGCTACGGCAACGTCTACGAGATGTCGACCCTGGCCAAGAACTCCAACGCGGGCGCCCTCATGCGTGCCTACGAGCAGGGCGCGTACTTCGCGTCCCCGTCGTTCATCCAGTTCCACCCGACGGGCCTGCCGATCAACGCCTCCTGGCAGTCGAAGACCATCCTCATGTCGGAGTCGCTGCGTAACGACGGCCGCATCTGGTCCCCGAAGGAGCCGGGCGACGACCGCGACCCGAACACCATTCCGGAGGAGGAGCGCGACTACTTCCTGGAGCGCCGCTACCCGGCCTTCGGCAACCTGGTCCCGCGTGACGTCGCCTCCCGTGCGATCTCCCAGCAGATCAACGCCGGCTACGGCATCGGCCCGCTGAAGAACTCGGTGTACCTGGACTTCCGGGACGCCTTCGAGCGCCTCGGCGTCGACGTGATCGACTCCCGCTACTCCAACCTCTTCAAGATGTACGAGGAGGCCATCGGCGAGGACCCGCACGACGGCCCGATGCGCATCGCCCCGACCGTCCACTTCACCATGGGCGGCCTGTGGACCGATTTCAACGAGATGACCTCCCTCGACGGCCTCTTCGCCGCCGGTGAGGCCTCCTGGACCTACCACGGCGCGAACCGCCTGGGCGCCAACTCGCTGCTGTCCGCGTCCGTCGACGGCTGGTTCACCCTGCCGTTCACCGTGCCGAACTACCTGGCCAACCACCTGGGTGAGCCGCTGCTGCCGGCCGACGCGCCGGAGGCCGTCGAGGCCCTCAACCGCGCCCAGGCCCGGATTGACCGCCTGATGAACGTCAGGGGCCCGAACCCGCACGGAGCCGAGCACTACCACATCAAGCTCGGCGAGATCCTCTACCGCGGCGCGGGCGTCTCCCGCAACGTCGAGGACCTGCAGGCCGCGATCGCCGCCATCCGTGAGCTGCGCCAGGACTTCTGGACCAACGTTCAGGTCACCGGCGAGCAGAACACCATGAACCAGCAGCTGGAGTACGCCGCCCGGGTGGCCGACTACATCGACCTGGGCGAGCTCATCTGCGTCGACGCCCTCGACCGCGATGAGTCCTGTGGCGCTCACTTCCGCGACGACCACCTCTCCGAGGACGGCGAGGCCGAGCGTGACGACGAGAACTGGTGCTTCGTCTCCGCCTGGGAGCCGAACGGCGAGAACGGGTTCATCCGTCACGCCGAGCCGCTCTACTTCGACGCCATCCCGCTGCAGACAAGGAACTACAAGTAA
- a CDS encoding DUF445 domain-containing protein: MGKHTRPDNDDTAPAVRGTVPGPDPLVEAERRRVLRRYQAFATGLLVVAAIIFLTCSFLQSRGYDSGWLGLVRAGAEAGMVGGIADWFAVTALFRHPLGIPIPHTALLPRQKDKLGDTLSEFVGDNFLNAQLITEKVSSANIPERIGGWMSQWDNARVVSREAGRLLAAVVRDIDPADAEAIIRSQVIGRATEPKWAPPAGRLLQGLIDDGKTEPVVQATITWARRKIDGMEESVVTMIDDRMPQWAPRFARDLVGERVYKEIVKFIEDVDRDPDHEARHAIRRFIAQLAEDLQHDEGMIERVEGLKADMMASTAVQELPGGIWASTSKALLDAAEDPASALRTKVTELTVEWGVRIRTDHGLRTSLDRRLTGAVKFLAENYSGEVTSIISETVQRWDAKEAADKIELMVGKDLQFIRFNGTIVGALAGMVIYTVNYVLFGV; this comes from the coding sequence ATGGGAAAACACACTCGCCCGGACAACGACGACACTGCACCGGCCGTGCGCGGCACGGTACCGGGGCCGGACCCGCTGGTGGAAGCTGAACGCCGCCGGGTGTTGCGCAGGTACCAGGCCTTTGCCACGGGGTTGCTGGTCGTCGCGGCGATCATCTTTCTGACGTGTTCCTTCCTGCAGTCCCGCGGCTACGACAGCGGCTGGCTGGGGCTGGTCCGCGCCGGTGCAGAAGCAGGCATGGTCGGCGGCATCGCGGACTGGTTCGCGGTCACCGCGCTATTCCGGCATCCGCTGGGCATTCCGATTCCGCACACGGCCCTGCTTCCGCGGCAGAAGGACAAGCTCGGCGACACGCTCTCCGAGTTCGTCGGCGACAACTTCCTCAACGCCCAGCTGATCACCGAGAAGGTCTCCAGCGCCAACATCCCGGAACGCATTGGCGGGTGGATGTCGCAGTGGGACAACGCGCGGGTCGTCTCGCGGGAGGCGGGTCGCCTGCTGGCCGCCGTGGTCCGCGACATTGACCCGGCGGACGCGGAGGCGATCATCCGCTCCCAGGTCATCGGGCGCGCCACGGAGCCCAAGTGGGCCCCGCCCGCCGGACGCCTGCTGCAGGGGCTCATCGACGACGGGAAGACCGAACCGGTCGTCCAGGCCACCATCACCTGGGCACGGAGGAAGATCGACGGCATGGAGGAGTCCGTCGTCACGATGATCGACGACCGCATGCCGCAGTGGGCGCCCCGCTTCGCCCGTGATCTCGTGGGGGAGCGCGTGTACAAGGAAATCGTCAAGTTCATCGAGGACGTCGACCGGGATCCGGACCACGAGGCGCGCCACGCCATCCGCCGCTTCATCGCGCAGCTGGCCGAGGACCTGCAGCACGACGAGGGGATGATCGAGCGGGTCGAGGGGCTCAAGGCCGACATGATGGCCTCCACCGCGGTGCAGGAGCTGCCCGGCGGCATCTGGGCGTCGACGTCGAAGGCTCTCCTGGACGCGGCGGAGGATCCCGCCAGCGCGCTGCGCACCAAGGTCACGGAGCTCACGGTCGAATGGGGTGTGCGCATCCGCACCGATCACGGGCTGCGCACCAGCCTGGACCGCCGTCTCACCGGGGCGGTGAAGTTCCTCGCCGAGAACTACTCGGGCGAGGTCACCAGCATCATTTCCGAGACGGTGCAGCGCTGGGACGCCAAGGAGGCGGCGGACAAGATCGAGCTCATGGTGGGCAAGGACCTGCAGTTCATCCGCTTCAACGGCACGATCGTCGGTGCGCTCGCCGGGATGGTTATTTACACTGTGAATTACGTGCTCTTCGGAGTGTAG
- a CDS encoding succinate dehydrogenase/fumarate reductase iron-sulfur subunit, with protein sequence MKLTLEIWRQAGPNAEGNFETVQVDDADSQMSILELLDHVNAGYVEANKEPFAFASDCREGICGTCGLMVNGRPHGPGQHTPACQQRLNLFADGDTVKLEPLRSGAFPVIKDMVVDRSALDRVMQQGGYISVHAGTAPDADTLHTNYEANELALDHAACIGCGACVAACPNGAAHLFTGAKLVHLSLTPLGTEERGKRARQMVDELETNFGHCSLYGECADVCPAGIPLTAVSAVTRERARAAFRGKDD encoded by the coding sequence ATGAAGCTGACACTTGAAATCTGGCGTCAGGCTGGCCCGAACGCCGAGGGAAACTTCGAGACCGTCCAGGTCGACGACGCTGACTCCCAGATGTCCATCCTCGAGCTGCTTGACCACGTCAACGCCGGCTACGTCGAGGCCAACAAGGAGCCCTTCGCGTTCGCGTCCGACTGCCGCGAGGGCATCTGCGGCACCTGTGGTCTGATGGTCAACGGCCGTCCGCACGGCCCGGGCCAGCACACCCCGGCCTGCCAGCAGCGTCTGAACCTCTTCGCCGACGGCGACACCGTGAAGCTGGAGCCGCTGCGCTCCGGCGCCTTCCCGGTCATCAAGGACATGGTCGTCGACCGTTCCGCGCTGGACCGAGTCATGCAGCAGGGCGGCTACATCTCCGTCCACGCCGGCACCGCCCCGGACGCCGACACGCTGCACACCAACTACGAGGCCAACGAGCTGGCGCTCGACCACGCCGCCTGCATCGGCTGCGGCGCCTGCGTCGCCGCCTGCCCGAACGGCGCCGCGCACCTGTTCACCGGCGCGAAGCTGGTCCACCTCTCCCTGACCCCGCTGGGCACCGAGGAGCGTGGCAAGCGCGCCCGTCAGATGGTCGACGAGCTCGAGACCAACTTCGGTCACTGCTCCCTGTACGGCGAGTGCGCCGACGTCTGCCCGGCCGGCATCCCGCTGACCGCGGTCTCCGCAGTCACGCGTGAGCGCGCCCGCGCCGCCTTCCGCGGCAAGGACGACTAG